Proteins from a single region of Campylobacter lari:
- a CDS encoding D-2-hydroxyacid dehydrogenase, giving the protein MKIVCLDAATLGGADLTAFESIGEFISYELTSKDEVISRISDAQVVMINKVIIDQEVIDNTNLKLILQLGTGVNNIDVAYANSKGIIVKNAAGYSTKSVLSHTFALLFAFLNQIPYYDGWTKQGLWVKSPIFTDFSRTLHTLTGKKHGIIGLGVIGKEVAKASQIFGANVCYYSTSGVNNDDTYEKVSLEELLKTSDVISIHAPLNEKTKNLLNKKELMLLKDEAILINVGRGGIINEVDLAQIMDEKNIRVGLDVLEIEPMVENHPLLNIKNKENLIITPHVAWASEESIQNLVQIVFNNLKEFIENGK; this is encoded by the coding sequence ATGAAAATAGTATGTTTAGATGCTGCTACTTTAGGTGGAGCTGATTTAACAGCTTTTGAAAGTATTGGGGAATTTATAAGTTATGAACTTACATCTAAAGATGAGGTTATCTCAAGAATATCTGATGCACAAGTTGTGATGATAAATAAAGTCATCATTGATCAAGAAGTTATAGATAACACCAATTTAAAGCTCATTTTGCAGCTTGGCACAGGGGTAAATAATATAGATGTAGCTTATGCAAATTCTAAAGGTATAATAGTAAAAAATGCAGCTGGGTATTCTACCAAAAGTGTTTTAAGTCATACATTTGCTTTGCTTTTTGCTTTTTTAAATCAAATCCCATATTATGATGGATGGACCAAACAAGGGCTTTGGGTAAAAAGCCCAATATTCACTGATTTTAGTAGAACTTTACATACTCTAACAGGAAAAAAACATGGTATTATAGGGCTTGGAGTTATAGGTAAAGAGGTAGCTAAGGCTTCGCAAATATTTGGAGCAAATGTTTGTTATTATTCTACCTCAGGGGTTAATAATGATGATACATATGAGAAAGTAAGCCTTGAAGAGCTTTTAAAAACTTCTGATGTGATAAGTATCCATGCACCTTTAAATGAAAAAACAAAAAATTTATTAAATAAGAAAGAATTAATGCTTTTAAAAGATGAGGCCATTTTAATTAATGTAGGTCGTGGTGGGATTATTAATGAAGTAGATTTAGCTCAAATTATGGATGAAAAAAATATTAGAGTAGGGCTTGATGTACTTGAAATAGAACCTATGGTTGAAAATCATCCTTTGCTTAATATAAAAAATAAAGAAAATTTAATTATCACTCCACATGTTGCATGGGCTAGTGAAGAATCCATACAAAATTTAGTCCAAATCGTATTTAATAATCTTAAGGAGTTTATAGAAAATGGCAAATGA
- a CDS encoding efflux RND transporter periplasmic adaptor subunit, which yields MKTKLLTLACASLIFIACSDDKNAQVKQLPPQPVSIMTMQSANLPLEFTYPARLSTELDVVVKPKVSGEIKAKYFKSGQAVKKGDKLFLIEPDKYQASVNMAYGEALVARANFDDAEKNFKRDSILIEKNAISQKEFDASLAKFNSTKANLESARAKLANARLDLKYTIVSAPFDGILGDALMDVGDYVNASSTELVRITNINPIFADFYISDVDKINMNKNIQSGNWKLENIQVQANVGGELFNGKLYFVDSVIDTHSGGVKAKAIFDNNNSNLMPGSFANVHVGGFVQKDGFEIPQVALLQDDSATYVYTLVDGKVVKTIVNVIYQTSDKAIIDKGLKNGDKVILNNFKKIRPGASVSVMENK from the coding sequence ATGAAAACAAAACTTTTAACTCTAGCTTGTGCTTCTCTTATCTTTATAGCATGTTCAGATGATAAAAATGCACAAGTTAAACAACTCCCTCCTCAACCTGTTAGTATTATGACTATGCAAAGCGCTAATTTACCTTTAGAATTTACTTATCCTGCGAGATTAAGTACTGAATTAGATGTAGTAGTCAAACCTAAAGTAAGCGGTGAAATCAAAGCAAAATACTTCAAAAGTGGTCAAGCTGTAAAAAAAGGCGATAAGCTTTTTCTTATAGAACCTGACAAATACCAAGCAAGTGTAAATATGGCTTATGGAGAAGCTTTGGTAGCAAGAGCTAATTTTGATGATGCTGAAAAAAATTTTAAAAGAGATAGTATTTTAATAGAAAAAAATGCTATTTCACAAAAAGAATTTGATGCAAGTTTGGCTAAATTTAACTCCACAAAAGCTAATCTAGAAAGCGCTAGAGCAAAACTTGCTAATGCAAGATTAGACTTAAAATACACCATAGTAAGTGCTCCTTTTGATGGAATTTTAGGTGATGCGTTAATGGATGTGGGTGATTATGTAAATGCTTCATCTACTGAACTTGTACGCATTACAAACATTAACCCAATTTTTGCAGATTTTTATATTTCTGATGTAGATAAAATCAATATGAATAAAAATATTCAAAGCGGCAATTGGAAATTAGAAAATATCCAAGTGCAAGCTAATGTTGGTGGAGAACTTTTCAATGGAAAATTATATTTCGTAGATAGCGTTATAGATACTCATAGTGGTGGAGTAAAAGCAAAAGCTATTTTTGATAACAACAATTCAAACTTAATGCCTGGCTCTTTCGCAAATGTTCATGTTGGTGGTTTTGTTCAAAAAGATGGTTTTGAAATTCCTCAAGTTGCGCTTTTGCAAGATGATAGTGCTACTTATGTTTATACCCTTGTAGATGGAAAAGTAGTTAAAACTATTGTTAATGTTATTTATCAAACTTCTGATAAAGCAATTATTGATAAGGGCTTAAAAAATGGGGATAAAGTGATTTTAAATAACTTCAAAAAAATCCGTCCTGGTGCAAGTGTTAGCGTAATGGAGAATAAATAA
- a CDS encoding glutathionylspermidine synthase family protein: MNFLKVNPLEKSYLEQIGFSWHTDNDGSDYLDSNLVCVREDEANAYYEAVNELYDMFVAAAQEVIDNDRFDELGIPFNLVDAIKMSWENDVHWHLYGRFDLAGGLDGKPIKLIEFNADTPTSLFESAILQWAILKQNNLDESSQFNNIYEALRDNFKRLITLEEDVSEFEKYYEGWKILFSSIAGSDEDMITTKLLAHIASEAGFESEFSYIDEVEFSPEGIFKNDINFEYFFKLIPWESIAIEEGELAMLLTQIMQNQKAIILNPAYTLLFQSKGIMKILWELYPNHPLLLETSDEPLVGKKCVKKPVFGREGANVSIIEANGDISFETSGDYQNNRFVYQEFAEFNQNENDYYQAGVFFAYEGCGLGFRKGGLVLDNYSKFVGHIVKG; encoded by the coding sequence ATGAATTTTTTAAAAGTAAATCCTTTAGAAAAATCTTATTTAGAGCAAATAGGTTTTTCATGGCATACGGATAATGATGGAAGTGATTATTTAGATTCTAATTTAGTTTGTGTAAGGGAAGATGAAGCAAATGCATACTATGAAGCAGTTAATGAGCTTTATGATATGTTTGTAGCTGCTGCACAAGAAGTGATTGATAATGATCGTTTTGACGAGCTTGGAATTCCTTTTAATTTGGTTGATGCGATTAAGATGAGTTGGGAAAATGATGTGCATTGGCATTTATATGGTAGGTTTGACTTAGCAGGTGGGCTTGATGGTAAGCCTATAAAACTAATAGAATTTAATGCTGATACTCCAACATCTTTATTTGAAAGTGCTATTTTGCAATGGGCTATTTTAAAGCAAAACAACTTAGATGAAAGCTCGCAATTTAATAATATATATGAAGCTTTAAGAGATAATTTTAAAAGACTTATAACCTTAGAAGAAGATGTAAGTGAATTTGAAAAATATTATGAAGGTTGGAAAATATTGTTTTCTTCAATTGCAGGTAGTGATGAGGATATGATTACAACAAAACTTTTAGCACACATTGCTAGTGAAGCTGGTTTTGAGAGTGAATTTTCTTATATTGATGAGGTAGAATTTTCACCCGAAGGAATTTTTAAAAATGATATAAATTTTGAGTATTTTTTCAAACTCATTCCTTGGGAAAGTATAGCTATAGAAGAGGGTGAACTTGCTATGCTCTTAACTCAAATTATGCAAAATCAAAAAGCAATTATTTTAAATCCTGCTTATACTTTACTTTTTCAAAGCAAGGGTATAATGAAAATTTTATGGGAGCTTTATCCAAATCATCCTTTATTGCTTGAAACAAGTGATGAACCTTTAGTGGGTAAAAAATGTGTTAAAAAGCCTGTTTTTGGTAGAGAAGGAGCAAATGTTTCTATTATAGAAGCTAATGGAGATATAAGTTTTGAAACAAGTGGAGATTATCAAAACAATCGTTTTGTGTATCAAGAATTTGCTGAGTTTAATCAAAATGAAAATGATTATTATCAAGCAGGAGTTTTCTTTGCTTATGAGGGTTGTGGTTTAGGTTTTAGAAAAGGTGGTTTGGTGCTTGATAATTATTCTAAATTTGTAGGGCACATTGTTAAAGGATAA
- a CDS encoding YajQ family cyclic di-GMP-binding protein: MANEHSFDISGEIDKQELKNALEQAKKELDSRYDLKGIKSEIELNEKESIYKLTCSSEAKIEVLKDIVISKLIKRGINPNGIKELNRESGANFRLNLKVNDAIDADSAKKINKAIKDSKLKVTSSIRGNEIRVVGKQIDDLQSVMKIVKELNLELNLSFKNLK; the protein is encoded by the coding sequence ATGGCAAATGAACATAGTTTTGACATTAGTGGGGAAATTGACAAACAAGAGCTAAAAAATGCTTTAGAGCAAGCTAAAAAAGAGCTTGATAGCAGATATGATTTAAAAGGTATTAAAAGTGAAATAGAGCTAAATGAAAAAGAAAGTATTTATAAGCTTACTTGTTCAAGTGAAGCAAAAATTGAAGTGCTAAAAGATATTGTTATTTCAAAACTTATCAAAAGAGGGATTAACCCTAATGGTATTAAAGAGTTAAACAGGGAGAGTGGAGCAAATTTTAGATTGAATTTAAAAGTTAATGATGCCATTGATGCTGATAGTGCTAAGAAGATTAATAAAGCTATAAAAGATAGTAAGTTAAAGGTAACTTCAAGTATTAGAGGCAATGAAATTCGCGTAGTTGGTAAGCAAATTGATGATTTACAAAGCGTGATGAAAATAGTAAAAGAGTTAAATTTAGAACTTAATCTTAGTTTTAAAAACCTTAAATGA
- a CDS encoding efflux RND transporter permease subunit, producing the protein MFSKFFIERPVFASVVAIIISLAGIIGLYSLPVEQYPSLTPPVVKVSATYSGADAQTVAQTVAIPLEDAINGVENMIYMDSTSSSSGDMSLSVYFNIGTDPDQATVDVNNRISAAMAKLPEDVKKTGVSVRKTGSSILEVATLYSPDGSMDSLEVYNYAALNILDDLARVPGVGNAVAIGARNYSMRIWLNPDLLNKYQVTATDVIAAISEQNAQYATGKIGQEPVVERSPYVYSVTMQGRLKNTKEFEDIIIRANSDGSFLRLKDVAEVSLGSREYTFKGRLNGNDATPILIFLQTGANAVNTAELVQKKFEELSKNFPEGLTYKVPYDTTIFIKASIKEVVKTFFEALILVVIVMYLFLKNFRSTIIPMIAVPVSILGTFAGLYVLGFSINLLTLFALVLAIGIVVDDAIIVVENIDRIMHEDPNISIKEAAIKAMDEVAAPVVSIVLVLCAVFIPVSFISGFVGEIQKQFAITLAISVTISGFVALTLTPSLCAIFLRRNEGEPFYFVKKFNDIFDWSTEVFGAGVAYILKRTVRFMLIFVIFLGGLYGLFKLVPNSLVPNEDQGNFLTIVNLPAASSLNRTTQSMDAMAEEIRKNENVTNVVGLIGYDLFTGSLKENSGAMFVNLKNWDDRDISSFDLVGSYNKQYFLNPNFQTFFVNPPPIQGLSLTGGFEMYAQNRSGKSYDQIQVDVNKLVEAANKRPELHNVRTTLDTNFPQLKLEIDRDKVKLYGLNLADVFSTLNATIGTYYVNDFSMLGKNYRVNISAIGDFRNTQNALKNIFVRSKDGSMIALDSVLTLQRSVGPDDVKRFNMFPSALVQGDPAPGYTSGQAIDAIAQVAKETLGEDYSIAWSGSAYQEVTSSGAGQIAFMLGLLFVFLILAAQYERWLMPLAVITAVPFAVFGSLLFVWLRGLENDIYFQTGLLLLIGLSAKNAILIVEFAMEEHLKKGKSIFEASISAAKLRFRPIVMTSLAFICGILPLFFAYGAGSASRHAIGTGIIGGMIAASTIAIFFVPLFFYLLESFNKWLDKKRGKINA; encoded by the coding sequence ATGTTTTCTAAATTCTTTATAGAAAGACCTGTATTTGCTTCTGTTGTAGCTATTATCATTTCTTTAGCAGGTATTATAGGACTTTATTCTTTACCCGTGGAGCAATATCCTTCCTTAACTCCACCCGTTGTTAAGGTAAGTGCAACTTACTCAGGAGCTGATGCTCAAACGGTGGCTCAAACGGTGGCTATTCCTCTTGAAGATGCAATCAATGGGGTTGAAAATATGATTTATATGGATTCAACTTCAAGCTCTTCAGGAGATATGAGCTTAAGTGTATATTTTAATATAGGTACAGATCCTGACCAAGCAACAGTTGATGTTAATAATAGAATTTCAGCTGCTATGGCAAAACTACCTGAAGATGTTAAAAAAACTGGTGTTAGTGTAAGAAAAACCGGTTCAAGTATATTAGAAGTTGCTACTTTATATTCTCCTGATGGCTCTATGGATTCACTCGAAGTGTATAATTATGCTGCATTAAATATTTTAGATGATCTTGCTAGGGTTCCTGGTGTGGGTAATGCCGTAGCTATTGGTGCAAGAAATTATTCTATGAGAATTTGGCTTAATCCTGATTTATTAAACAAATATCAAGTTACTGCAACTGATGTTATTGCTGCAATTAGCGAGCAAAATGCTCAATATGCTACTGGTAAGATAGGTCAAGAACCTGTGGTGGAAAGATCTCCTTATGTGTATTCAGTAACTATGCAAGGAAGATTAAAAAATACTAAAGAATTTGAAGATATTATCATAAGAGCAAATAGTGATGGCTCTTTTTTAAGACTTAAAGATGTAGCCGAAGTTTCTTTAGGATCAAGAGAATATACTTTTAAAGGTAGATTAAATGGAAATGACGCTACTCCTATTTTGATTTTCTTACAAACCGGAGCAAATGCTGTAAATACAGCAGAATTAGTGCAGAAAAAATTTGAAGAACTTTCTAAAAATTTCCCTGAAGGATTAACTTATAAAGTGCCTTATGATACAACTATATTTATTAAAGCTTCCATTAAAGAAGTGGTAAAAACTTTCTTTGAAGCATTAATTTTAGTTGTAATTGTAATGTATTTGTTCTTAAAAAATTTCCGCTCAACTATTATACCAATGATTGCTGTTCCTGTTTCTATTTTGGGAACTTTTGCAGGATTATATGTCTTAGGTTTTAGTATCAATCTACTTACACTTTTTGCCTTAGTATTGGCTATTGGTATTGTTGTTGATGATGCAATTATAGTAGTTGAAAATATCGATAGAATTATGCATGAAGATCCAAATATAAGCATAAAAGAAGCAGCTATTAAAGCTATGGATGAAGTTGCTGCACCTGTTGTTTCTATAGTTCTTGTACTTTGTGCGGTTTTCATACCCGTTTCATTTATATCAGGTTTTGTGGGAGAAATTCAAAAACAATTTGCCATAACCTTAGCAATATCTGTTACTATATCAGGCTTTGTAGCTTTAACACTAACTCCTTCTTTATGTGCAATTTTTTTAAGAAGAAATGAAGGTGAACCTTTTTATTTTGTGAAAAAATTTAATGATATTTTTGATTGGTCTACCGAAGTTTTTGGCGCTGGTGTGGCTTATATACTTAAAAGAACAGTGCGTTTTATGTTAATTTTTGTAATCTTTTTGGGTGGTTTATATGGACTTTTCAAACTTGTTCCAAATTCACTTGTTCCAAATGAAGATCAAGGAAACTTTTTAACTATTGTCAATCTACCCGCAGCATCTTCGCTTAATAGAACTACTCAATCAATGGATGCTATGGCAGAAGAAATCCGCAAAAATGAGAATGTAACTAATGTGGTAGGACTTATAGGCTATGATCTTTTTACAGGTTCTTTAAAAGAAAATTCTGGCGCAATGTTTGTTAATTTGAAAAATTGGGATGATAGAGATATTAGTAGTTTTGATTTAGTTGGATCTTATAACAAACAATACTTCTTAAATCCAAATTTTCAAACTTTCTTTGTTAATCCACCACCAATCCAAGGTTTAAGCTTAACTGGTGGTTTTGAGATGTATGCACAAAATCGTAGCGGAAAAAGTTATGATCAAATTCAAGTTGATGTAAATAAATTAGTTGAAGCAGCAAACAAGCGTCCCGAACTTCACAATGTAAGAACAACGCTTGATACTAATTTTCCGCAATTAAAACTAGAAATTGATCGCGATAAAGTAAAACTTTATGGTTTAAATTTAGCTGATGTATTTAGCACTCTAAATGCCACCATAGGAACTTATTATGTAAATGATTTTTCTATGCTTGGAAAAAATTATCGTGTAAATATAAGCGCAATTGGAGATTTTAGAAATACTCAAAATGCCTTAAAAAACATCTTTGTTAGATCAAAAGATGGTTCTATGATAGCTCTAGATAGCGTTTTAACATTACAAAGAAGTGTTGGTCCTGATGATGTAAAACGCTTTAATATGTTTCCATCGGCTTTAGTGCAAGGTGATCCTGCTCCTGGCTATACTTCAGGACAAGCCATTGATGCTATTGCTCAAGTGGCAAAAGAAACTTTAGGAGAGGATTATTCTATTGCTTGGTCAGGTTCAGCTTATCAAGAAGTTACAAGTAGCGGTGCTGGACAAATAGCATTTATGCTAGGACTATTATTTGTATTTTTAATTCTAGCAGCACAATATGAAAGATGGCTCATGCCTTTAGCAGTAATTACGGCTGTGCCTTTTGCAGTATTTGGTTCTTTGCTTTTTGTATGGCTTAGAGGATTAGAAAATGATATATATTTTCAAACAGGACTTTTACTTTTAATAGGCCTTTCTGCTAAAAATGCCATTTTGATTGTTGAATTTGCTATGGAAGAGCATCTTAAAAAAGGAAAGAGTATTTTTGAAGCTTCTATTAGTGCAGCAAAATTGAGATTTAGACCTATTGTAATGACTTCATTGGCATTTATTTGTGGTATTTTACCGCTTTTCTTTGCATATGGAGCAGGAAGTGCAAGCCGCCATGCGATAGGTACAGGTATTATAGGTGGTATGATAGCAGCTTCTACTATAGCCATTTTCTTTGTACCTTTATTTTTCTATTTACTAGAAAGTTTTAATAAATGGCTTGATAAAAAAAGAGGTAAAATCAATGCGTAA
- the rpsU gene encoding 30S ribosomal protein S21, translated as MPGIKVHPNESFDEAYRKFKKQVDRNLVVTEVRARRFFEPMTEIRKKQKISARKKMLKRLYMLRRYESRL; from the coding sequence GTGCCAGGAATCAAGGTACATCCTAATGAGTCTTTTGATGAAGCGTATAGAAAATTCAAAAAGCAAGTAGATAGAAATCTAGTTGTTACTGAAGTTCGCGCTAGAAGATTTTTTGAGCCTATGACTGAAATTCGCAAAAAACAAAAAATTTCAGCACGCAAAAAAATGCTTAAAAGACTTTATATGCTTAGACGCTACGAGTCAAGACTCTAA
- a CDS encoding LysE family transporter has translation MFFWIIIIHFFGLILPGPDFFLVSSYALREGVKSALKASLGVSLAVSIWIILSILGLNVVFHKFPFLQIILSSFGAFYLLYLSFKIYKNTKNDKIKVQKTYISAFLSGMITNLSNPKAIFYFASVFASFDFTQMRWMLIVLIFVLILETIIYFSLISLLFSKPFMVRIYQKNLKLIDYLSAFIFFVFAVFILSSNLMTMIN, from the coding sequence ATGTTTTTTTGGATTATAATTATTCATTTTTTCGGACTTATTTTACCAGGACCTGATTTTTTCTTAGTAAGTTCATATGCATTAAGAGAAGGGGTTAAAAGTGCTTTAAAGGCAAGCTTGGGAGTAAGTTTAGCTGTTAGTATATGGATTATACTTTCTATACTCGGATTAAATGTCGTTTTTCATAAATTCCCATTTTTACAAATTATACTATCAAGTTTTGGAGCATTTTATCTTTTGTATTTATCTTTTAAGATTTACAAGAATACAAAAAATGACAAAATTAAAGTTCAAAAAACTTATATATCTGCATTTTTAAGTGGAATGATTACAAATTTATCTAATCCTAAAGCAATTTTTTATTTCGCCAGTGTTTTTGCAAGTTTTGATTTTACACAAATGCGATGGATGCTGATAGTCTTGATATTTGTTTTGATTTTAGAAACTATAATTTATTTTTCTTTGATTTCTTTATTATTTTCTAAACCATTTATGGTAAGAATTTATCAAAAGAATTTAAAACTTATTGATTATCTAAGTGCTTTTATATTTTTTGTTTTTGCTGTGTTTATTTTAAGTAGTAATTTAATGACTATGATAAACTAA
- a CDS encoding TetR/AcrR family transcriptional regulator: protein MKKRISSKSQARLEKIKQIAAESFLKNGYEATNLKDIIKQAGGSFSCVYEHFKSKEGLFEAVLNDFAENHFLAILKKNMRLSPDANLEEFLYQFAKAYLGIFNDTKTIAIVRLLYSEIYNEKFDFGKWFKGSNRKEVEYVLRKRFEEENEILAQNAEFLSYTFCAMLRGTFFIQSTFENKVSMNKKEQQSHAKKIVKLFTQGLVNFN from the coding sequence ATGAAAAAAAGAATTTCTTCAAAATCTCAAGCAAGGCTTGAAAAAATCAAACAAATCGCTGCGGAGTCATTTTTAAAAAATGGCTACGAAGCAACTAATCTTAAAGATATTATCAAACAAGCTGGTGGATCTTTTTCTTGCGTATATGAGCATTTTAAAAGTAAAGAAGGTTTATTTGAAGCGGTTTTAAATGATTTTGCAGAAAATCATTTTTTAGCTATTTTGAAAAAGAATATGCGACTTTCACCTGATGCTAATTTAGAAGAATTCTTATATCAATTTGCAAAAGCTTATTTAGGGATTTTTAACGACACCAAAACTATAGCTATAGTAAGACTTTTGTATTCTGAAATTTATAATGAAAAATTTGATTTTGGAAAATGGTTTAAAGGAAGCAATAGAAAAGAAGTAGAATATGTTCTTCGAAAAAGATTTGAAGAAGAAAATGAAATTTTAGCTCAAAATGCTGAATTTTTAAGTTATACTTTTTGCGCTATGCTTAGAGGGACATTTTTTATACAAAGCACTTTTGAAAATAAAGTTTCAATGAATAAAAAAGAACAACAAAGCCATGCAAAAAAAATCGTAAAGCTTTTTACTCAAGGTCTTGTTAATTTTAATTAA
- a CDS encoding UPF0323 family lipoprotein, producing MKHIKTILKLSMISGIAAISAGALSACSNNTNDSSNNALSQAANTQGAFVIIEETAPNQYKIKDQFPSDETRVVLKQLDGTERVLSKEEMDKLIQEEAAKIDNGTSNLTNPNNAQMSSGGLSLGETLLASAAGAILGSWIGSKLFNNQNFANQQRGAFSNQSAYQRSVNSFNKASTSATSGSNAKKSGFFGGGSKATSSSTNSFGS from the coding sequence ATGAAACATATTAAAACTATACTCAAACTTAGTATGATAAGTGGTATTGCTGCAATTAGTGCAGGTGCTTTAAGTGCATGTAGTAATAATACAAATGATTCTAGCAATAACGCTTTAAGTCAAGCGGCAAATACTCAAGGGGCCTTTGTTATTATTGAAGAAACCGCTCCAAATCAATACAAAATCAAAGATCAATTTCCAAGTGATGAAACTAGGGTAGTCTTAAAACAACTTGATGGAACTGAAAGGGTTTTAAGCAAAGAAGAAATGGATAAATTAATCCAAGAAGAAGCCGCTAAAATAGACAATGGTACTTCAAATTTAACAAATCCAAACAATGCCCAAATGAGTAGCGGGGGGCTTTCTTTAGGCGAGACATTGCTTGCGAGTGCAGCTGGAGCTATTTTAGGAAGTTGGATAGGTTCAAAGCTTTTTAACAATCAAAATTTTGCAAATCAACAAAGAGGAGCATTTTCAAATCAAAGTGCTTATCAAAGAAGTGTAAATAGCTTTAATAAAGCAAGTACAAGTGCTACTTCAGGATCAAATGCAAAAAAATCAGGCTTTTTTGGTGGTGGCTCTAAAGCTACTTCAAGCTCTACAAATTCTTTTGGCTCTTAA
- the ccoG gene encoding cytochrome c oxidase accessory protein CcoG yields MNAHITNYTKKRYIAYIISMIIFIALPFIKINGNHFFLLSFDHKKLNLFFIAFDTQELYLMPFVIMGMFLTILFVTTLAGRIWCAWSCPQTIARVIYRDLLQTKIFKIHKSTANKQKQVSGFFVKKALSIVIFYLFSLLMMSAFLWYFVPPEDFFTYIQNPADHLLLLGILFCASLAFTFDIVYLGEKFCVYVCPYARIQSVMFDNNTVQVIYDDKRGGMIYDGHTKLYQKPPQGECIGCEACVKICPTHIDIRQGMQLECINCLECADACSKVQAKFNRPSLINWTSAKAIETREKVKYFRFRTIGYLVVLCGVFVALVLMGSKKENMLLNINRSSELYQIRKTHDGELIISNAYVFLFQNTDNKTHEYYFDVKLQGIEDGLEIIRPKKSFKLKAGEKDKHIVVLKATKKLADNDRKDTVIPLTIKAYALDDKNIVILRESNFVYPKNSIIEHKKY; encoded by the coding sequence ATGAATGCTCACATCACAAACTATACTAAAAAAAGATATATAGCTTATATCATTTCTATGATCATTTTTATAGCACTACCTTTTATAAAAATAAATGGAAATCATTTCTTTTTATTAAGCTTTGATCATAAAAAACTTAATTTATTTTTTATCGCTTTTGATACTCAAGAGCTGTATTTAATGCCTTTTGTTATCATGGGTATGTTTTTAACTATACTTTTTGTTACTACTTTAGCAGGAAGAATTTGGTGTGCTTGGAGCTGTCCTCAAACTATTGCTAGAGTTATTTATAGAGATCTTTTGCAAACAAAAATCTTTAAAATTCATAAAAGCACAGCAAATAAACAAAAGCAAGTCAGTGGATTTTTCGTCAAAAAAGCTTTAAGTATTGTGATTTTTTATCTTTTTTCATTGTTAATGATGAGTGCATTTTTATGGTATTTTGTACCACCTGAAGATTTTTTTACATACATTCAAAATCCTGCTGATCATTTATTACTTTTAGGGATTTTATTTTGCGCTTCTTTGGCTTTTACTTTTGATATAGTATATTTGGGTGAAAAATTTTGTGTTTATGTATGTCCTTATGCAAGAATTCAATCTGTAATGTTTGATAATAACACCGTTCAAGTAATATATGATGATAAAAGAGGAGGTATGATTTATGATGGACATACCAAACTTTATCAAAAGCCACCACAAGGTGAATGTATAGGATGTGAAGCCTGTGTAAAAATTTGTCCTACACATATAGATATACGCCAAGGAATGCAACTTGAGTGTATTAATTGTCTTGAATGTGCCGATGCTTGTTCAAAAGTTCAAGCCAAATTTAATCGTCCTAGCTTAATTAATTGGACTAGTGCAAAAGCTATTGAAACAAGGGAAAAAGTAAAATATTTTAGATTTAGAACTATTGGATATTTGGTTGTTTTGTGTGGTGTTTTTGTGGCTTTAGTTTTAATGGGAAGTAAAAAAGAAAATATGCTTTTAAATATCAACCGTTCTAGTGAGCTTTATCAAATCAGAAAAACCCATGATGGAGAATTAATTATTAGTAATGCTTATGTATTTTTATTTCAAAACACCGATAATAAAACTCATGAGTATTATTTTGATGTGAAATTACAAGGCATTGAAGATGGCTTAGAAATCATTAGACCTAAAAAATCTTTTAAACTAAAAGCTGGCGAAAAAGATAAACATATAGTTGTTTTAAAAGCTACTAAAAAACTAGCCGATAATGATAGAAAAGACACTGTAATACCATTAACCATCAAAGCCTATGCACTTGATGATAAAAATATTGTCATATTACGCGAGAGTAATTTTGTGTATCCTAAAAACTCAATTATAGAGCATAAAAAATACTAA